A stretch of the Nematostella vectensis chromosome 1, jaNemVect1.1, whole genome shotgun sequence genome encodes the following:
- the LOC116619153 gene encoding uncharacterized protein LOC116619153: MREFLSTGKHDLCDQVPRTVQAKDVNRRAVFAASEVGLGREGIKAICEIFDMPPPVNVTAWATHEHELLKQQRVAVQEMLEDNRKELQQSDIENTKTPTAVSFDGTWAKRGFTSNHGVGFAISADTGKVIDYSIVSKSCNACKLKLRNLSEAEYEEWRATHDCPGDYEGSSPSMETACAKQIWERSKILDLEYRYMVSDADSKAFNEIWDTYGVCDSCKTHHSLYKSSKEYKEWRDSEEYKKSEDEHTVGSTGCRRVEKLDCINHVSKRMGKALRTVQEKRGKLPDGKPVGGRGVRLTTKTIQKLQNYYGKAIRNNVKKGILSADEKSKAVKAMKREIKAGLYHSCKLPSKERHKFCPENSWCSFKTTGREVAPKSHHLDPVFCAHLEPIYDRLSEENLLRRCLGGYTQNSNESINSLVWSRCPKHKWFGRGRVEMAVVSAALQFSAGATAKHQVMSLAGIPPGSSPMKASSRRDSLRVQKAEARSTEQYKRFRSATKKVAVRIEEDRKEAEGLTYGAGSF; encoded by the coding sequence ATGAGAGAATTTCTCAGCACTGGAAAGCACGATTTGTGCGATCAAGTGCCGAGGACAGTACAAGCCAAGGATGTCAATCGAAGAGCTGTTTTTGCTGCAAGTGAAGTTGGCCTTGGCAGGGAGGGTATCAAAGCTATCTGTGAGATATTTGACATGCCTCCCCCTGTCAATGTCACAGCCTGGGCTACCCATGAACATGAGCTTTTGAAGCAGCAGCGGGTGGCTGTTCAGGAAATGCTTGAAGATAATCGAAAAGAACTGCAGCAATCTGACATAGAAAACACTAAAACCCCTACTGCTGTCAGTTTTGATGGCACATGGGCCAAGAGGGGTTTCACTTCAAACCATGGAGTCGGGTTTGCTATATCCGCAGATACAGGCAAAGTCATTGACTATTCAATTGTATCAAAATCGTGCAATGCTTGCAAGCTTAAATTGAGAAATCTCTCTGAAGCAGAATATGAGGAGTGGAGGGCAACTCATGATTGCCCTGGAGATTATGAGGGGTCCAGCCCTAGTATGGAGACTGCTTGCGCTAAGCAGATATGGGAGAGAAGCAAGATCCTCGATCTAGAGTACAGGTACATGGTATCGGATGCGGACTCCAAAGCGTTTAATGAGATATGGgacacttatggggtatgtgaCAGTTGTAAGACTCATCATAGTCTTTACAAATCCTCAAAAGAGTACAAAGAATGGAGGGATTCAGAGGAATACAAGAAATCTGAGGATGAGCATACCGTTGGTAGTACGGGATGCAGACGTGTAGAGAAGCTGGACTGTATCAACCATGTCTCAAAGAGAATGGGAAAGGCACTACGAACTGTACAAGAAAAAAGAGGAAAGCTGCCAGATGGGAAGCCTGTTGGAGGTAGAGGTGTCCGcctaacaacaaaaacaattcagaAGTTGCAAAACTATTATGGGAAGGCCATTCGCAACAATGTCAAGAAAGGTATTTTAAGTGCAGATGAAAAATCGAAAGCAGTGAAAGCCATGAAAAGGGAGATAAAAGCTGGGCTTTACCACAGCTGTAAGCTTCCTAGTAAGGAGAGACACAAGTTTTGCCCTGAGAATTCATGGTGCTCCTTCAAAACCACTGGGCGTGAGGTTGCCCCCAAAAGCCACCATCTTGACCCTGTCTTCTGCGCCCACCTTGAGCCCATATATGACAGGCTGTCGGAGGAGAACCTACTGAGACGCTGCTTGGGTGGGTACACCCAAAACTCAAATGAGTCAATAAACTCATTGGTGTGGAGCAGGTGCCCTAAGCACAAGTGGTTTGGAAGGGGCAGAGTGGAGATGGCAGTTGTGTCGGCTGCCCTCCAGTTCAGCGCAGGTGCTACTGCAAAGCATCAGGTGATGTCTCTGGCTGGCATTCCACCAGGTAGCTCCCCCATGAAAGCCAGCAGCAGGAGAGACTCCTTGAGGGTCCAGAAGGCAGAGGCCAGGTCAACGGAACAGTACAAAAGGTTCAGGAGTGCGACCAAAAAAGTAGCAGTGAGAATTGAGGAGGACAGGAAAGAGGCTGAAGGCCTTACTTATGGTGCTGGATCATTTTAG